The Pseudomonas bijieensis DNA window CAACCTGGTCAGCCTGCAACTGGAAATGGAACCGGCGGACGTCGGCGACGATGACCATGTCCATGGCCCGGATTGCGGCCACGACCATTAAGGAAACCGCGCTATGCTCGCCCTCGGCAAACTGCTTGAACTGACCCTCGCCGGCCGTGAACCGGCGGAGAAGACTCAACTGACTGTCGAAGGCGTACGGATGCGCTGGTTGAGCGAGGGCGCGCTGGAGGTCAAGCCGCCCGAAGCCCGGGATAACGGCCTGGACCTGCTGCTGTCGGCCGGTATCCACGGCAACGAAACCGCGCCGATCGAATTGCTCGACCGCTTGCTGCATGACATTGCTCGTGGCGACCTGAAGCCACGGGCACGCATTCTGTTCCTGTTCGGCAACCCCGAGGCCATCCGGCGCGGTGAGCGCTTTGTCGAACAAGACGTCAACCGATTGTTCAATGGTCGCCATGAGCTGAGCGGTGGACCTGAAGCGCTACGGGCTTGTGAGCTGGAGCGGCTGGCTGCGAGTTTCTTCAGTCGGCCAGAACGCAGTCGCCTGCACTACGACCTGCATACGGCCATTCGCGGTTCGAAGATCGAGCAGTTCGCCTTGTACCCGTGGAAGGACGGTCGCCAGCACTCACGCCGTGAATTGGCTCGCCTGCGTGCCGCGGGCATGGAGGCGGTGTTGCTGCAGAACAAGCCGTCCATCGTGTTCAGTGCCTACACCTACGATCAGCTCGGCGCCGAGTCTTTTACCCTGGAACTGGGCAAGGCCCGGCCATTCGGGCAAAACGACGGCGTCAACGTCAGCCTGTTGGAAACCCGCCTGCAACAGATCATCGAGGGCAACGAGCCGGAGCTGGATGAAGGGCTCGATGGCTTGCAGCTGTTCAGCGTGGCCCGGGAAATCATCAAGCACAGCGACAGTTTCCGCCTGAACCTGCCGGC harbors:
- the astE gene encoding succinylglutamate desuccinylase; this encodes MLALGKLLELTLAGREPAEKTQLTVEGVRMRWLSEGALEVKPPEARDNGLDLLLSAGIHGNETAPIELLDRLLHDIARGDLKPRARILFLFGNPEAIRRGERFVEQDVNRLFNGRHELSGGPEALRACELERLAASFFSRPERSRLHYDLHTAIRGSKIEQFALYPWKDGRQHSRRELARLRAAGMEAVLLQNKPSIVFSAYTYDQLGAESFTLELGKARPFGQNDGVNVSLLETRLQQIIEGNEPELDEGLDGLQLFSVAREIIKHSDSFRLNLPADIENFSELGKGYVLAEDIAQTRWVIEEEGARIIFPNPKVKNGLRAGILIVPATDENLA